ACTGCGGCGATTATGGGGCATATAATTAGCCATAATGCGGTGCAGATTTAATTCTTGAAAAACATACTTAGTGGAAATAGACAAGGCTTCTGTCATGTAACCATAACCTTGTGCTGATTCTGCTAAACTGTATCCTAATTGCAAAATAAATTTCATATTCTAACAATAATGTTTACTGATAAATAAACAATAACGATTGTCATCTGTTAGTTTATAAGACAGTTTGTCAGCAATGGAGGACATTATTTGCAATCCCCGTCCTCTTTCTTGATCATTATCCTCTAATGCTGAAGTTATTTGCAATTGCTTTTCTAACTCAAAAGGTTCTCCCAAAGACCATATCCGAATTTCTATATCTTCTTCGAGTCTAATAACTTCTAATTCAATCGGAGTTTCTCTGGGTAATTTTTTGTGGGCGTGTTCTACAACATTAATAAATCCTTCGACTAGAAGTGTTTGTAATTCCCACCAAATTTTTTGATTATTAAATGGGGGCTGGTTGATTTGCTCCAGCCAGGATAAAACTTCACTTGTAGCATTAATATCTGTATTGGTTTTTAGGTAGATTTTATGATTCATTGGTCAATCCATAGAATGTGAAAAAGAAAAATGTAAATCCTTAGACAAGATTTAATGTAGAGTAATTAATAAGTAATTATTCAAACTGTTTCATGGTCAAAATGTTTAAAATCCTCGTCATTGATGATGATCCTATCTTACGAATGGTTTTGAAAAAAACTCTGAAAACCCAGGGCTATGATGTTACCATAGCGGCTAATGGCGAAGAAGGAATAATAGAAGCAAAAAAATTATGTCCCGCTCTCATTATCTGTGATTGGGTAATGTCTGGGATAGATGGTTTACAAGTGTGTCGTCTGATTAAGTCAGATCCGGAATTAGCTACAACTTTTTTTATTCTTCTGACTGCAAAAGGAGCTTCTTTAGGAGAGGAAGATGATCGTGTTAGAGGATTGGATGCAGGAGCAGATGAATTTATTTCTAAACCCATTGAGATGAATGAATTAAAAGCACGGGTAAGAGCAGGATTAAGGCTACATCAATTAAGTCGAGATTTGCAGCATCAAAAGCAAATTTTAGAGCAGTTAAATCGAGATTTGCAGCATCAAAAGCAGGTTTTAGAAACCGAACTAGCTGAAGCTGCTGATTATGTGCGATCGCTTTTACCATTACCGATTATAGGATCAGTGACCATAGAATCTTTATTTGTACCTTCAGCACAGTTGGGAGGGGATTGTTTTGATTACTATTGGATTGACGATGAGCATTTGGCAATTTATCTATTAGATGTCTCTGGTCATGGTGTAGGCTCGGCTTTGTTATCTGTATCTGTATTGAATATCTTGCGATCGCAGTCTCTACCAAATACTAATTTTTGTCAACCAGCAGAAGTTCTCAAGGCACTCAATGAGACTTTTCAAATGAGTAAACATGGCGATAAATACTTTACCATTTTGTACTGTGTTTTTAATCGTGTTAATCATCAGCTAGTTTATGGCAATGCTGGACATCCACCGGCTGTATTAATATTTGGAAATGATCCCTCCAGTATTGAGGTTATAAAACTAAAATCTCTAGATTTACCCATTGGCTTTTTACAAGATATCAGTTTTGAAACTGCTATTTTGGAAGTTGCAGAAAACAGCACTTTATATATTTTTAGTGATGGTGCTTACGAATTGCTGCAACCAGAGGGACAAATTTGGGGTTTCGACTCCTTCGTTAATTTATTGCTCACCCATAATCAGACAAATAACAATCATATTAATCAACTCTTACCTGAGATTATAAATATCAGCGGGAACGAAAATTTTGATGATGATTTGTCTTTACTACAAGTTAATTTTAGTGGATATCAAAATCCCTAAGATGTAAACTTTTATCAAGGTTGTTTGAAAAGTTTTTGGCGATTTGCTAGTTCTAATACTTTGCTGTCAAACTCTTTTCTATTACTTAATATGTTCAAAACTCGATCAATTTTCGTTAATTCAAATAACATTTTGACTTGCTCATTAATGGAACATACAAATAGTTCTCCTTTAGCATTTCTCACACTTTGCATTGCTCCTACTAAAGCACCTAAACCAGAACTATCAATAAAACTCACCTTTGACATATCAATCAATAGCATATTAAATCCATTATTAAGGATATCAGTAATTTGACGACGTAATTCGTTACCGGCGGTGGCGTTTAAAATTCCTGATGGTTCAAAGACGTGAATTTTAGAAGTCATAAATTATCTTCCTTTCTGTGTTAGTTTGTAAATTTGCTATTGAAAATCGTCATATCTATTTAAAATTCTACTACTATTTAAGGCATTTTGTAGAACTTTAAAAAATAGATTTATAAGCAATAAGAACTTTCATTTTTGAGATTATACGAGTTCAAAAAAAGTCAAGAAGAGATGTAAACAAGAAAAGCTCAATATAACCAGTTTCCAAACCTCTCCCCACAGGGTTAGGGGGTTAAGTTTTGTGGTTCTATGCAATTCGTTTGAAACACCCTTTTAGAGATAATTAATGAATTACCTCTACTTTACTTCTGTTTTGTGTAAGTCCTGTGGTTGCCAAACAGCAGCGCTGATAATTGCCCAAAGTAGAGATAAAATATATATACCCCATAATGTGTTGATCAAATAAACCCAAGGAGTTTCTAACTGACCAATAGCGAAACGATATATACTCCATATTATACCTAAAATCATCAAAATAAACACAGTTAGTTGTGGCCAGATTAGCTGGAGATAAATTCCTGATTGTCGCTGCTTAGGTGTAACCTGAAATTTAATAGGTTGTCCGGTTAATACACTCCATGCAGATTGAATGAATAGGGGAAATAAAGAGATAGAATATTGTTCTGAACGCCATAATTCCGCAGCATTAATTCCCCAACCAGCGGCTAAAAAAGTCAACCTATTAATTATAAAAGCTGGAAGAAAATGGATAGTAAAATCAAAGCCATAAGTTTCCACGGGGATAGTTCCCGTAAAAAAATAGATAATGGGACAAGCAATGAAAATCAAAGTTGCAAACCCAGAAAAATAACTATATGTTGTCTTAAAATAGTGTAATCGTTGCCAAAATGTCAGTCCTGGTTTGGTGAGAGGATTTTCTCTCATTAACACTTGAATTGTGCCTTGAGACCAGCGCATTCGCTGTTTGAGGGTAGAACTTAAATCATCAGGAGCAAGTCCTTCTGCTAATAATTCATGATGATAAATTGATTTCCAACCAGAACTATGCAACCGCATGGCTGTATTCATATCTTCGGTAATACTATTACTAGAAACACCACCAATTAATTCAAATTCATCTAATTTTTTGCCATCTTTGACAAATTCATCTGCAAAATATTGTAAACCCACACTAACTAATGCTTCTCTTCTTAGGACTGCATTTGTACCTGTGTAGAAAGCTGAATTCATGCCATCTTTACCCTGTTGAATGGGTCCATAAAATAAATTGGCTCGATGTCCAAAGGGGTCTCCAGGAGGAATATTATAAAAATCTTGGGGAGTTTGCACAAATGCAATGCGGTTTGGTTCATATTTTCCTGAATACAAATTATAGGTATAGAAATATGGCAAAACTCGCTTTAAAAATGCTGGTTTAGGAACATGATCTGCATCTAAAGTAAGAATAAAATCTCCTGCGGTCTCTCCAGAAAAAATGGCGTAATTGAGATTACCTGCTTTAGCATGATGAGGTACTCCTGGTTGTTTAGGACGAGCAATATACCGCAACCTAACCAGTTGCACAAGTTCTAATTCTTTTTGACGAATTGCTAATTCTAATGCGCTACGTTCATGATTAAGATGTTCATATATAGTTGATTTACTGGCATGATGACTATTTTGATTTTGAGGATTTAACCAGAGAATAAACTGTTGTAAACTGTGGACAAATCTAGAGGGAATATCCTCGAAAGTATTTGAAGTATTTAAGGTATTTAAAGATGATTTTTGCAGCCATTCTTCAGCGGCTTTTACTTCAGGTGCTAGATTTTCTAGTTGCTCAATTCGTTGATTTAAAGTAGATAATTCCGCGTCAATTCGATTAGCTTCCTGTTGTAATAATGGTGATTGTAAATCCTCCAGAGCTAATCTTTCTGACATAGCTCGCATTTGTTCAGAATTACCATCATCTAATACATATACACGCAGCTTTGTGGTTGGATAATCTATTGCTAAAGCTGCTCTAGCAGTTTCTTCCACCATTTCTGAGGGTTCATTATAGCAGGTTATAAACACATCTACATTTGCCCAATCACAGGTAGGGAGAGGTGGGCTTAACTGATTGAGAGACTTAACCTGTCGGACTATAGGCCGCCATAATCCGATGACAAACATAACTCCTCCGAAATAGCTGTAAATTTCCGCCAGCAATAAAGGAATAGACAGCCATAGAGCATCAAAGTTGATAGAATGGGTTATCCGCCATTGTAAATACCAAGCACCAAAAATTAAGTTGATTTCCGCTAAGTACCGAAAAAGTAGGGTTCTTTTTTTCAGTGTTGAACGGCTATTACCGGAAAAATTCGCTGAATCATAACTAGAGGAGGCTGAATTCATTTTGCTACCAAAAATAAAATTTAAATTAGTCAATTAGCGGTTGTTTGTTTTTATACGAGTCACGTATTTGATTTTTGATTTGAACTCCCATGGTTGTCCATAGCCAGTCTATAGTCCTTGATATTTTTTAGATATCACTGAGGATTCCTGTAGCTTGTTAAAGTAGAGTTGTTATTTAATGTATCAGATTTTTGGTGTCATTTCTAACTATAGCGAAGTGATTCTGTCTTCTCTAGCACTCTAGTCCTCCCTGAATGGTTCTCAAATTTTATTTATAAATGATACAGCAACACCGTCACTACAAAATATTAAGATGGATTGCATTGTTCCTAAGTGGAGCATTTCTGCAATTTCTGTTCTGTGTGCCTACAGTATCTTTAGCACAAAATTCTACTCCTAATGGCTGTAGTCAAATTTCAGCGCCTCTGACACCGGAGGAACAGATTTACGCTCGTGCAGCTTGGCAGTATTTTGTCAATAACTATCAAGCAAATACAGGGTTTACTAATTCTACTGGTGGTTATCCTTCTGGTACTCTCTGGGACATTGGTAATTACCTAATGGCTTTGAATGCAGCGCGGTGGATGAATTTGATTAACCAGTCGGAATTTGATTCGCGCTTTAATAAATTTCTTACCAATTTTGCTAACCTTAGTTTATTTGAAAACGCTTTACCAAATAAGGTATACAATGCTGCTAATGGAAAAATGACTGATTATGGTAATAAACCTGTAGAAAAGGGGCTAGGTTGGTCAGCTTTGGATATTGGTCGCATATTGGCTGCTTTTCATATTATTGGTACTTGTCATCCTCAATATAAAAATTGGCTGAAGGGAGTTCTCAGTAAGTGGCAGTTAGCAAGATCACTGAAAGATGACCAACTTTACGGAGCGCTTGTCTTACCTAATGGTAAAACATTGTTGGTACAAGAAGGGCGACTTGGTTATGAGGAATATGCTGTTAGGGGTTATGAACTATGGGGATTTAAAGCACCCAAAGCAGCGGCTTTAGAGCCTTTCAAACTTGTAGATATTAATGGGGTGAAAATTCCTGTTGATACCCGTGATTTTCAAAGCACTAATGCTAATAATTATGTAGTTGGTGAATCCTATATTCTTGATGGCATTGAATTTGGCTTAGAAGGTTATTTAAAAAAATATGCTGCTGACATTTTAGAAGTACAAAAGCGACGCTTTGAATCTACGGGACAACTAACTGCTGTTTCTGAAGACAATATTGATCAACCTCCTTATTTTCTCTACAATACTATTTACTCTAATGGAGTTGCTTGGGCAACAATTACGGAGAAAAATAAGCCCTATACAGAGTTGCGGAGTATTAGCACTAAAGCTGCCTTTGGCTGGCGCTATCTTTATCCAGGTAATGCTTATGCTCAAAAGGTTTTTGATGCTGTTAAGGATTTACGTGATCCTAAAGGTGGTGGCTTCTACGCTGGACTGTATGAAGAAACAAAAAAACCTAATAAATCCTTGACAGGTAATACTAATGGCCTAATCATGGAGATTTTATATTATAAAGCTAGAGGAAATCGCCCCTTAATTGGTGGTAGTGGGGTGAGTTTTGCAAAAATACCGTCTGGTGATTCTAAACCCTCAGATTCTAAACCCTCAAATTCTAAACCCTCAGATTCTAAACCCTCAGATTCTAAACCCTCAGATTCTAAACCCTCAGATTCTAAACCCTCAGATTCTAAACCCTCAGATTCTAAACCCTCAAATTCTAAACCCTCAGATTCTAAACCCTCAGATTCTAAACCCTCAGATTCTAAACCCTCAGATTCTAAACCCTCAGATTCTAAACCCTCAGATTCTAAACCCTCAGATTCTAAACCCTCAGATTCTAAACCCTCAGATTCTAAACCCTCAGATTCTAAATCACCTTCTGCAAATTCCCCGACTCCAGCCCAAAGTCCTATTCCCATAAATGTTACACCTGCTAAGACTAATACAGCGACTAACCCACCTCCGCTGATAGTTAAACCTATTCCATCCTTGGGTGTCCCGCAGCCAGCTAAACCATTACCTAAACCGTTAACAGTTGTACAAAGACGCTACGCTCAAGCTGCCTGGAACTATTTCTCCGCTAATTCTCAGCCTAGCACAGGATTGGTGAGCGATCGCTCTGATGTTAAGGGTTCAACATTGTGGGGATTAGGAGATTATCTAACAGCGCTCAATGCAGCATGGGCAATGGATATAATTTCTCCCAAGGAATTTGATCAACGCATTCGACAGTTGTTGAGTGCTTTAGCGCAGATACCGCTGTATGCAGGGGAATTACCGAGTCGGGGTTATGATCCGCGAACATTGCAACCAGTAGATTATGGTGGTAATCCAGTTCCAGAAGGTACTGGCTGGTCGTCTTTAGATGTGGGAAGACTATTAGCAGCCCTTTATAATTTAAAAACAGATCACCCCGAATATACGGAAGTTGTTGATCAAATTGCTCTCGATTGGTCATACTTGCGGGTTGTGCGGGAAGGTATTCTTTCTAGTGCCAATGTCACCAAAGATAAAAGTGGGCGGTTAGTCCCCAGAATTAATCCTGAAACCCGTTTGGGTTATGAAGAATATGCTGCTAGAGGTTTTCAATTGTGGGGATTTAATGTTGATAAATCTGCTGTGGGTGGTGAATATAAAACAACATCAGTGGAGGGGGTAGAAGTCCCCATTGAACGGCTTCGTAAAGATACAAAATCAAAGGTTAATCAATATACCGTTAGTAATCCTTTCCTGCTGTATGCTCTAGAGTTTGGTTTAGATCCAAAAATGCGATCGCTCTTTACGGCAGTCTATCAAGCTCAAGCCCAACGCTACCGTAATACTGAGACTCTTACTGCCTCAGCTACTACTCTCATTGAGCGTCAACCTTACACTGTCCACAGTTCAATTATTGGTCAAAATCAGCCTTGGGTAGCCTTAGATGATGATGGTAAACTACTACCAGAGGGAAGATTAGTCAGTTCGGCTGTGGCATTTGCCTATTATGCCTTACTGCCTAAGGATAGCTATACTCAGGAATTAATCAAGGCAACAACGGACTTATATAACCCTTTGCTGGGCTTTTATGAAGGTTTTTATGAAAAAACAGGTAAAACTGCTCTTGGTTCTACTAGTAGCACTAACAGTATGATTCTACAATCTTTACTGTATACAGCAACAAAGCAACAACCCCTCCTCCGTCCTAATACGGATATGAAATCACCCTGGTGGCGAGCAGTAGCTGATGGTAATTCTGGTCGGGGTCTACCGAATACTTCTACTCAAAAAACACAATTTGTGAGTAATGGCACTGAACATTACTGGATTACTGTTAAAGATGGTATGAATTAACTTTTGCATGGTTAGATACTTGATGTCGCTATCAAAGAAGAGATAAATGATCATGAGTCCACCAGATGAACCTAACTTACCAGTCCAGATTCATAAATACTGATATAAAATATATTATATAGGATTTACGCAAAACAGCAGGAAAATAGCGGTAATCTCTTCCGAGATATTGCTATATTAATTACTGCTGCCTAAAAATAAGGTTTATGGTTAGGACACACAAGCTATCAGCCATATCTTCTGTAAGTCTTGGATACATTAACTCACCCTGGTAAATTGGTAAAGGTACTAATGTGAAAATATTCATTCTATTTCCATACGTAACTATTTTGTAAGATGTTACTCTCACTGAACTTGCTACAACGAATACTATATTTATTTTTTCCAATAAGTATCATCACTAGTTTCGGTATTAAGTCTGTATCTGCTGCTCCTATCGAACTAGATGAAAATTGGGATTCAGTCTCACTTTTAATAAAACCCGTCCCTGTGGTTGATAATTTACCAAATTCACGCCAAAATAACGGAGATATTAGAGAAACAGATTCCTCTGTTTTTTTCCCACTAGATGAAAACTCGAACTCATTTCCAGAATTAACCGCACAAATTACAAATTTTGGTATTTCAGAAAACTTAAACACAGTTTTTGACAGCGGCTTTCTTCCTCAGAACTTGCATTCAATACCAATATTAATTGCTGCACCTGAAAACTTCAATCCTCAGCTAAGGTTAACTTCCCAACGAGTATCTCCTCTGCAAGCACAACCAACTTCTACAGTACAACCAACTTCTACAGTACAACCAACTTCACAACCAACTTCTACAGCACAACCAACTTCACAACCAACTTCTACAGTACAACCAACTTCACAACCAACTTCTACTACACCTGTGCGGCCAGCATTTATTTTGGAAAGTATCCAAACAGGGTTTCGTAGGGACATGAATAGTTCCCAGCAGGAAAGCCAAACTATTGAACCAGTGTTTCAATTTCGGTTATTCAATGGAGAGAAAATTAAATTAAAAACTGCCTTTAATAAGTTGAGTCAACCGAAATTTGCATCTCTTACTAATATTCCCCTTCAGTTGGGATGGGAAGGCAAAACAGGTAAATATACTATAAAATTAGGAGCAGGAATTGATCTATTTAATCGCTTACCAATGGCTCTCAATTTCAATGCTCAGATAGATA
The DNA window shown above is from Anabaena sp. WA102 and carries:
- a CDS encoding DUF3131 domain-containing protein — encoded protein: MIQQHRHYKILRWIALFLSGAFLQFLFCVPTVSLAQNSTPNGCSQISAPLTPEEQIYARAAWQYFVNNYQANTGFTNSTGGYPSGTLWDIGNYLMALNAARWMNLINQSEFDSRFNKFLTNFANLSLFENALPNKVYNAANGKMTDYGNKPVEKGLGWSALDIGRILAAFHIIGTCHPQYKNWLKGVLSKWQLARSLKDDQLYGALVLPNGKTLLVQEGRLGYEEYAVRGYELWGFKAPKAAALEPFKLVDINGVKIPVDTRDFQSTNANNYVVGESYILDGIEFGLEGYLKKYAADILEVQKRRFESTGQLTAVSEDNIDQPPYFLYNTIYSNGVAWATITEKNKPYTELRSISTKAAFGWRYLYPGNAYAQKVFDAVKDLRDPKGGGFYAGLYEETKKPNKSLTGNTNGLIMEILYYKARGNRPLIGGSGVSFAKIPSGDSKPSDSKPSNSKPSDSKPSDSKPSDSKPSDSKPSDSKPSDSKPSNSKPSDSKPSDSKPSDSKPSDSKPSDSKPSDSKPSDSKPSDSKPSDSKPSDSKSPSANSPTPAQSPIPINVTPAKTNTATNPPPLIVKPIPSLGVPQPAKPLPKPLTVVQRRYAQAAWNYFSANSQPSTGLVSDRSDVKGSTLWGLGDYLTALNAAWAMDIISPKEFDQRIRQLLSALAQIPLYAGELPSRGYDPRTLQPVDYGGNPVPEGTGWSSLDVGRLLAALYNLKTDHPEYTEVVDQIALDWSYLRVVREGILSSANVTKDKSGRLVPRINPETRLGYEEYAARGFQLWGFNVDKSAVGGEYKTTSVEGVEVPIERLRKDTKSKVNQYTVSNPFLLYALEFGLDPKMRSLFTAVYQAQAQRYRNTETLTASATTLIERQPYTVHSSIIGQNQPWVALDDDGKLLPEGRLVSSAVAFAYYALLPKDSYTQELIKATTDLYNPLLGFYEGFYEKTGKTALGSTSSTNSMILQSLLYTATKQQPLLRPNTDMKSPWWRAVADGNSGRGLPNTSTQKTQFVSNGTEHYWITVKDGMN
- a CDS encoding STAS domain-containing protein, whose amino-acid sequence is MTSKIHVFEPSGILNATAGNELRRQITDILNNGFNMLLIDMSKVSFIDSSGLGALVGAMQSVRNAKGELFVCSINEQVKMLFELTKIDRVLNILSNRKEFDSKVLELANRQKLFKQP
- a CDS encoding ATP-binding protein, translating into MNHKIYLKTNTDINATSEVLSWLEQINQPPFNNQKIWWELQTLLVEGFINVVEHAHKKLPRETPIELEVIRLEEDIEIRIWSLGEPFELEKQLQITSALEDNDQERGRGLQIMSSIADKLSYKLTDDNRYCLFISKHYC
- a CDS encoding glycosyltransferase, coding for MNSASSSYDSANFSGNSRSTLKKRTLLFRYLAEINLIFGAWYLQWRITHSINFDALWLSIPLLLAEIYSYFGGVMFVIGLWRPIVRQVKSLNQLSPPLPTCDWANVDVFITCYNEPSEMVEETARAALAIDYPTTKLRVYVLDDGNSEQMRAMSERLALEDLQSPLLQQEANRIDAELSTLNQRIEQLENLAPEVKAAEEWLQKSSLNTLNTSNTFEDIPSRFVHSLQQFILWLNPQNQNSHHASKSTIYEHLNHERSALELAIRQKELELVQLVRLRYIARPKQPGVPHHAKAGNLNYAIFSGETAGDFILTLDADHVPKPAFLKRVLPYFYTYNLYSGKYEPNRIAFVQTPQDFYNIPPGDPFGHRANLFYGPIQQGKDGMNSAFYTGTNAVLRREALVSVGLQYFADEFVKDGKKLDEFELIGGVSSNSITEDMNTAMRLHSSGWKSIYHHELLAEGLAPDDLSSTLKQRMRWSQGTIQVLMRENPLTKPGLTFWQRLHYFKTTYSYFSGFATLIFIACPIIYFFTGTIPVETYGFDFTIHFLPAFIINRLTFLAAGWGINAAELWRSEQYSISLFPLFIQSAWSVLTGQPIKFQVTPKQRQSGIYLQLIWPQLTVFILMILGIIWSIYRFAIGQLETPWVYLINTLWGIYILSLLWAIISAAVWQPQDLHKTEVK
- a CDS encoding SpoIIE family protein phosphatase; amino-acid sequence: MFKILVIDDDPILRMVLKKTLKTQGYDVTIAANGEEGIIEAKKLCPALIICDWVMSGIDGLQVCRLIKSDPELATTFFILLTAKGASLGEEDDRVRGLDAGADEFISKPIEMNELKARVRAGLRLHQLSRDLQHQKQILEQLNRDLQHQKQVLETELAEAADYVRSLLPLPIIGSVTIESLFVPSAQLGGDCFDYYWIDDEHLAIYLLDVSGHGVGSALLSVSVLNILRSQSLPNTNFCQPAEVLKALNETFQMSKHGDKYFTILYCVFNRVNHQLVYGNAGHPPAVLIFGNDPSSIEVIKLKSLDLPIGFLQDISFETAILEVAENSTLYIFSDGAYELLQPEGQIWGFDSFVNLLLTHNQTNNNHINQLLPEIINISGNENFDDDLSLLQVNFSGYQNP